A single genomic interval of Verrucomicrobiales bacterium harbors:
- a CDS encoding cob(I)yrinic acid a,c-diamide adenosyltransferase, translating into MSIATKTGDDGTTGLMYNRRVPKNHPRVEAYGSVDELNTALGMARASTAHAFIKDAILATQKDLVILMGELATLPEDLSRYEKDGYHLFSLGLTDRLDRWVTEIEAQKVSFKGWATPGDTLDSAALDVARTTCRRAERRIASLWAGDDPGNTAILIYLNRLSDALWLSARWVETHAGL; encoded by the coding sequence ATGAGCATAGCGACGAAAACCGGCGATGACGGAACGACCGGACTGATGTACAATCGACGGGTTCCGAAGAATCATCCCCGAGTGGAAGCCTATGGTTCTGTCGACGAACTCAACACAGCGCTGGGGATGGCCCGCGCCTCGACGGCGCATGCATTTATCAAGGACGCCATTTTGGCCACTCAGAAGGACCTGGTGATCCTGATGGGCGAGCTGGCTACGTTGCCGGAGGATCTGTCGCGCTACGAGAAGGATGGCTACCATTTGTTCTCGCTGGGACTGACGGATCGACTGGATCGATGGGTGACCGAGATCGAGGCGCAGAAGGTATCGTTCAAAGGTTGGGCCACCCCGGGGGACACTTTGGATTCTGCTGCCTTGGATGTGGCACGGACTACCTGCCGGCGCGCGGAACGTCGTATTGCGTCCTTGTGGGCGGGCGATGACCCGGGAAACACCGCCATACTCATCTATCTCAACCGCCTCTCGGATGCGCTCTGGCTCTCTGCCCGGTGGGTGGAGACCCACGCTGGACTTTGA